In Mercenaria mercenaria strain notata unplaced genomic scaffold, MADL_Memer_1 contig_4602, whole genome shotgun sequence, one DNA window encodes the following:
- the LOC123551624 gene encoding uncharacterized protein LOC123551624 has product MSRNRAKFLPSEIRFSHDVIMYKFKDGKLIQHTLEQLITEAITIDDIPKIKIVKRDGLKFSVNNRRLWVFQRYEEFLRSRGETIAIPVTYGAHKNLKDYKLNTRNEGMTVRIGRRETSDNTIRLRTSDIRYSRDAIYFSDSKDGSLTDILENLENGIYTIDTLPKVTVVQRKGNFYAIDNERVLWVIKQYSEKQAEDITLTCSLGIYSDLRPTSFTTKTDGLSVRVLSGYPEKKRKIQQDKCLEDSHCNVQNIYDYLISTGALSIAWMFDRKLPNIMRHFPFARFISEQSKLRYYVSGFKSVCIQLLPYQQFSN; this is encoded by the coding sequence ATGAGTAGAAATCGTGCAAAGTTTTTACCAAGCGAAATACGGTTTTCGCATGACGTCATCATGTACAAGTTCAAAGATGGCAAATTGATTCAACATACTCTTGAGCAATTGATAACAGAAGCTATTACCATCGATGATATacctaaaataaaaattgttaaaagggACGgtctaaaattttcagtgaacaatcGGCGACTATGGGTATTTCAAAGGTATGAAGAGTTCCTCAGAAGTCGTGGAGAAACCATAGCCATTCCAGTAACATATGGAGCACACAAAAACTTGAAGGATTACAAATTGAACACTCGCAACGAGGGTATGACTGTAAGAATTGGACGTCGTGAAACGTCTGACAACACAATTCGTCTGAGGACATCGGATATTCGTTACTCCAGAGATGCAATATATTTCAGTGATAGTAAAGATGGGTCACTGACCGATATATTAGAAAATCTTGAAAATGGTATCTATACAATAGACACTTTACCAAAGGTAACTGTTGTACAGAGAAAGGGGAATTTCTATGCCATAGATAATGAGAGAGTGCTCTGGGTTATTAAGCAATATTCTGAGAAGCAAGCTGAGGATATAACACTGACATGTAGTCTTGGAATATATTCAGATTTAAGACCGACTTCGTTTACAACAAAAACGGATGGATTATCTGTACGCGTTCTGTCCGGCTACCcagagaagaaaagaaaaatacagcAGGACAAATGCCTAGAAGATTCTCATTGTAATGTACAGAACATTTATGATTACTTAATTTCAACTGGTGCATTGTCCATTGCTTGGATGTTTGACAGGAAGTTACCTAACATCATGAGGCATTTTCCTTTCGCACGTTTTATATCTGAACAGTCAAAGTTGAGGTATTATGTTTCTGGTTTCAAATCTGTATGTATTCAATTGTTACCTTACCAGCAGTTTTCAAACTGA